DNA from Pelobacter propionicus DSM 2379:
GGATTGCAGCGATCCTCTCGCGCCAGCGCTATCGCGTGTACGTCGCCGGATCCGTCACTGAGGGGATCGGGCTGATCGGCGATAGCAGGGCTGAGCTTGCCCTGATCGATTGCCAGGCCGTCGACGCCGAGTTGTGCACGGTTCTGGGGGAGATCGGATCTCGTTTCCCCTCCACCTACCTGATCGTTTCCTCCCCCCGATGCCAGCTGAAGAGAGCGGCCCAGCTGGCAGGGGAGTTGAGCGTGGAGTGGTTCTCCAAGCCGATCACCAGCGCTGATCTTATTGGGCGCCTGGACTCATTACTGCGTATCCGTGAGCTGGAATTGGGCAACAGGAGGCTCCAACTCGAACAGGAGCTGCTGCTGCTCCAGCTGGAAACCTGCCAGCAGGACTTCCACCAGCTGATCAGGGAAAAGACCGAGTCGCTGCAGAAGGCTCATTCCGAGATTGCCCAGACTGAAAAGCTGGCCGCCATGGGGTACCTGGCCGCCGGTATGGCCCACGATATCCGCAACCCGCTCAATTCCATATCGCTCTTCACCCAGCTCATGCGCCAGAACAGCATCGACCCGGATCAGGAAGAATACTTGGGCAAGATCATCAAGGAGATTGAGAGAATCGATGCCATCATCCGCAAGCTGCTGAATATGTCCTCGCGTTCGCGTAACGTTACGTCGGATGTGCGCATCGATCGGGTCATCGATACCGCCCTGGAGGTCTTCGCCCCGCAGATCGAGACCGGAAAAATCCGTCTGGAGCGACGCTATGAGCTGACTCCACCCCCCATCAAGGCGGATGCGGCCGAACTGGAGCAAGTATTCACCAACCTGTTCCTGAACGCCCTGGACGAGATGCCCGGTGGCGGGCGCCTGGGAGTTGGCATCGCCGTGGAAGAGGATATGGTTGTGGTCAGGGTTGAGGATAGCGGCAAGGGCATACCTGAGCATGCCCTGCCCAGGATCTTCGACCCGTTTTTTACCACCAAGCCCCGCGGTACCGGCGTTGGACTGCCGGTGGTCAAGCGCATCGCCCGCCTGTGCGGCGGGAGCGTCAGGGTTGAGCGCTCCAGTCGGGAGGGGACCGTTGTCCGGCTGGAATTTCCGGTATGCAGGGAGGAGGCGCTTCGTTCAAGCTGATTCCCCTTTCCCGTGGTTTTCCTCATCTGGCCGCTTTCCCACCCTTCCGCGTATCCCTGCCCTCGGTGCTCTCCGTTGTCCCTGATGGCGGTTTTGCGCCGAAAGGGGAGTAGCCGTCTTCAGGGCGTCATTCAATCGTTTCTTTTCCCTCGCAGCTGTTGTAGTATCGTCCCATTTCCGCCGACGGAAATGCCATGAACGAAACGCGCAAAAAAATACTGATCATCGACGATGAGCCCTTTTTCCTCAAGCTGCTTGGCGATGCCTTCTCAGAGAGAGGCTTCACGGTACTTACGGCCAATGACGGCAGGGAAGGGGTGAGGACGTTTCTTGAACAATCGCCCGACGCAGTCCTGTCCGATCTGGTCATGCCCCGCATGGGCGGGGTATCGACCTGCATGGAGATCAGCCGGCTGGCGGGTGATTCCTCGCCGGTGATTGCCATGCTCACCTCCATGTTCAAGGAAGAGCCCCATGAACATGAACCCCCCGAGATGGGGGCCAGGGTGCATATCCCCAAATCGATGGCTCCCCAGGATATCGTCATCCTCGTGGAACAGCTCCTGAAGAGGGATGCACGCCAGCCGGACTGACCAATGCCGTTTATCTTTCGTAATCTCAGCATATCTCCCCAGGATGATGAAAACTGCCTTCCCCTGCTGGTGGCCGGCCAACTGGGGTTGCCCCCCGCGTTGTTGCGGGATTTGCGTATCGTCCGCAAGGGGATCGATGCCCGCAAGAAGCCGCGGGTAAAACTGGTGTACACCATTTCGTTCATGGTTGCCGATGAGCGCTCCTTGCGTTCACGCATCGCCGACGCCACGGCGCCCCATGGGCTGGAGTGGGTG
Protein-coding regions in this window:
- a CDS encoding sensor histidine kinase — encoded protein: MSPETKAAIVVIDGDGTAGERIAAILSRQRYRVYVAGSVTEGIGLIGDSRAELALIDCQAVDAELCTVLGEIGSRFPSTYLIVSSPRCQLKRAAQLAGELSVEWFSKPITSADLIGRLDSLLRIRELELGNRRLQLEQELLLLQLETCQQDFHQLIREKTESLQKAHSEIAQTEKLAAMGYLAAGMAHDIRNPLNSISLFTQLMRQNSIDPDQEEYLGKIIKEIERIDAIIRKLLNMSSRSRNVTSDVRIDRVIDTALEVFAPQIETGKIRLERRYELTPPPIKADAAELEQVFTNLFLNALDEMPGGGRLGVGIAVEEDMVVVRVEDSGKGIPEHALPRIFDPFFTTKPRGTGVGLPVVKRIARLCGGSVRVERSSREGTVVRLEFPVCREEALRSS
- a CDS encoding response regulator; protein product: MNETRKKILIIDDEPFFLKLLGDAFSERGFTVLTANDGREGVRTFLEQSPDAVLSDLVMPRMGGVSTCMEISRLAGDSSPVIAMLTSMFKEEPHEHEPPEMGARVHIPKSMAPQDIVILVEQLLKRDARQPD